In Anaerolineales bacterium, the following proteins share a genomic window:
- the gap gene encoding type I glyceraldehyde-3-phosphate dehydrogenase — MTVKIGINGFGRIGRLVFRTIKERHPNEIEVVAVNDLFDAATNAHLLKYDSTYGKYDGTVEVVDGNLVIDGKTVKVTAERDPAAIKWKDMGVDIVIESTGLFTDATKAKAHIESGGAKKVIISAPAKNEDITIVLGVNDDKYDPKKHNIVSNASCTTNGLAPVAKVLNDKFGIEKGVLTTVHAYTNSQKLQDLGAKDPRDARAAGQNIVPSATGAAKAVGLVIPELKGKFGGMAFRVPTPTVSVVDFTATLNKEATADDIRAAMVEYARGPMEGILDVTDEPLVSTDLRGTTYSTVYSSLDTLVIGNMVKVVAWYDNEWGYACRTADLAAMMAKSL; from the coding sequence ATGACAGTAAAAATCGGCATCAACGGATTTGGGCGCATCGGGCGGCTCGTGTTCCGCACCATCAAAGAGAGGCATCCCAACGAGATCGAAGTGGTTGCTGTCAACGATTTGTTCGATGCGGCGACCAACGCGCACCTCTTGAAATATGACTCGACCTACGGGAAATACGATGGAACGGTCGAAGTCGTGGACGGCAACCTCGTCATTGACGGCAAGACCGTCAAAGTCACAGCCGAGCGCGACCCCGCCGCCATCAAATGGAAAGACATGGGCGTAGATATCGTGATCGAGTCCACGGGTCTGTTTACCGACGCGACCAAAGCCAAAGCGCACATCGAATCGGGCGGAGCGAAGAAAGTCATCATCTCGGCTCCTGCAAAAAATGAAGACATCACCATCGTCCTCGGCGTCAACGACGACAAATACGATCCGAAGAAACACAACATCGTTTCCAACGCCTCCTGCACCACGAACGGACTTGCCCCCGTTGCAAAAGTCCTCAACGACAAATTCGGAATTGAAAAAGGCGTGCTGACCACCGTCCACGCGTACACCAACTCGCAGAAACTACAAGACCTCGGCGCGAAAGACCCGCGTGATGCGCGCGCCGCAGGGCAGAACATCGTCCCATCCGCGACTGGCGCGGCAAAGGCTGTCGGGCTTGTCATCCCTGAGCTCAAAGGCAAGTTTGGCGGCATGGCGTTCCGCGTTCCCACGCCGACCGTGTCTGTCGTTGACTTCACCGCGACCCTCAACAAAGAAGCGACCGCCGACGACATCCGCGCGGCGATGGTCGAATATGCGCGTGGTCCGATGGAGGGAATTCTCGACGTGACCGACGAGCCGCTCGTCTCCACCGACCTGCGCGGCACCACGTATTCGACCGTTTACAGTTCGCTCGATACGCTCGTCATCGGCAACATGGTCAAAGTTGTCGCGTGGTACGACAACGAATGGGGCTATGCTTGTCGCACTGCCGATCTCGCGGCGATGATGGCGAAGAGTTTGTAA